From the genome of Vicia villosa cultivar HV-30 ecotype Madison, WI linkage group LG2, Vvil1.0, whole genome shotgun sequence, one region includes:
- the LOC131651420 gene encoding uncharacterized protein LOC131651420: MLVAFAETWLPETSSFHLPHVEIIITMDDIACLLHLPIRGILLSHGRLTKEEAMKILIEELEVDLVDALEEVERTREVHGRFHAFQHIYDEELLAVHQSTSEEAETDIHRERVLRTYLLYFLRHSALCGYELDVHRRRLRDILIRPHTCPLEYYNTPPILLVGERCRVTLRTYRVPKPSSPLRGNQVSDPYRHCLDRMAAEDIHFDCYTDHHETVPFDEIVLYCVWLDANSTIIVRYLLKRVMRQFGYQQTIPRLPSDSAPIAMTRWQLEEVFADWKHHLVPAEARETTSERDWSCVDGYIT, from the exons ATGCTAGTTGCATTTGCGGAGACGTGGCTTCCAGAGACCTCATCCTTTCATCTTCCTCACGTTGAGATTATCATCACTATGGACGATATTGCATGCCTCCTGCATCTACCTATCAGGGGTATCCTCCTTAGTCACGGTAGGCTGACGAAGGAGGAAGCGATGAAGATCCTGATTGAGGAGCTGGAGGTTGATCTTGTTGATGcgcttgaggaggtggagaggactCGCGAGGTGCACGGGAGGTTTCACGCCTTTCAGCACATATATGATGAGGAGCTTCTTGCGGTACATCAGTCTACTAGTGAAGAGGCAGAGACTGATATACACAGAGAGCGAGTGCTGAGGACTTACTTACTATATTTTTTAAGGCACTCAGCTCTTTGTGGATACGAGCTCGACGTACACAGACGTCGTTTACGTGACATACTTATCAGACCTCACACGTGTCC GCTTGAATACTACAACACTCCCCCAATATTATTGGTTGGGGAGAGGTGTCGGGTTACACTGAGGACATACCGTGTGCCAAAGCCTTCGTCTCCCCTCAGAGGGAACCAAGTGTCGGATCCTTACCGGCACTGTCTTGACCGCATGGCTGCTGAGGACATCCACTTCGACTGCTACACTGATCACCATGAGACGGTTCCGTTTGATGAGATTGTACTATATTGTGTATGGTTGGATGCCAATTCAACCATCATTGTTCGTTATCTTCTAAAGCGCGTCATGCGTCAGTTCGGCTACCAGCAGACCATACCTCGCCTGCCTTCTGACTCCGCTCCTATCGCCATGACTCGTTGGCAGCTAGAAGAGGTCTTTGCAGACTGGAAGCACCACTTGGTTCCTGCCGAGGCTCGGGAGACCACATCTGAGAGGGATTGGAGTTGCGTCGACGGGTACATCACATGA
- the LOC131648310 gene encoding probable galacturonosyltransferase-like 4 translates to MKPPKRRFFSKTTLSFFFFFFIYDRMVFWSFTTTSKVVIILLSLLSLLQPLTSIRLGLVRLPLPDLPSFREAPAFRNGEGCGSSEADRINVAMTLDVNYLRGTMAAVLSMLQHSTCPENLAFYFLSAHESPELFTSIKSTFPYLNMTIYRFESNRVRGKISKSIRQALDQPLNYARIYLADTIPENVKRVIYLDSDLVVVDDIAKLWGVDMEGKIVAAPEYCHANFTLYFTDQFWRDPVLSKTFKGRNPCYFNTGVMVMDVEKWRKEKYTEKVEEWMAVQKQRKRIYHLGSLPPFLLVLAGNIKAVDHRWNQHGLGGDNLEGKCRSLHPGPISLLHWSGKGKPWLRLDSRKPCIVDHLWAPYDLYRSSRHFFEE, encoded by the coding sequence ATGAAACCTCCAAAACGaagattcttttcaaaaacaacattatcctttttttttttttttttcatttatgacAGGATGGTCTTTTGGAGTTTCACCACCACCTCAAAAGTAGTCATCATACTCCTAAGCCTCCTGTCCCTCCTTCAACCCTTAACCTCAATCCGCCTTGGCCTTGTCCGTTTACCCTTACCGGACCTCCCTTCTTTTCGCGAAGCTCCGGCTTTCCGAAACGGCGAAGGATGTGGCTCATCAGAAGCTGACCGGATAAACGTTGCCATGACGCTAGATGTCAATTACCTCCGTGGCACAATGGCTGCAGTTTTGTCCATGTTACAACATTCAACATGTCCGGAAAATCTTGCTTTTTACTTTTTATCTGCTCATGAATCTCCGGAACTATTCACAAGCATAAAATCAACGTTCCCTTATCTAAACATGACGATTTATAGGTTCGAATCTAACCGTGTACGCGGCAAGATATCAAAGTCCATACGACAAGCATTGGATCAACCTTTGAATTACGCAAGGATATATCTCGCAGATACAATACCGGAGAATGTAAAACGTGTTATATATTTAGATTCCGACCTTGTCGTGGTTGATGATATAGCTAAACTTTGGGGTGTAGACATGGAAGGAAAAATAGTGGCTGCACCAGAATACTGCCATGCAAATTTCACGTTGTATTTCACGGATCAGTTTTGGCGGGATCCTGTTCTTTCGAAGACGTTTAAAGGAAGAAACCCGTGTTATTTCAACACTGGTGTGATGGTAATGGATGTGGAGAAATGgagaaaagagaaatacacagAGAAAGTTGAAGAATGGATGGCGGTGCAGAAGCAACGTAAGAGGATATATCATTTAGGTTCTCTTCCAccatttttgttggttttggcgGGAAACATAAAAGCGGTTGATCATAGATGGAACCAACATGGATTAGGTGGAGATAACCTTGAAGGCAAATGTAGAAGCTTACATCCAGGGCCTATAAGTTTGTTACATTGGAGTGGAAAGGGAAAACCATGGTTGAGGTTGGATTCTAGAAAGCCTTGCATTGTGGATCATTTATGGGCTCCTTATGATCTATATCGATCTTCGAGACATTTTTTCGAAGAATGA